One genomic window of Desulfuromonas sp. AOP6 includes the following:
- a CDS encoding translocation/assembly module TamB domain-containing protein, which produces MSIRKKVLLSIPLLLLAATILFAGWLLRTTAGASWLLSLAARSGAIDIQIRHMQGSLTDNLLLEGILVRWDSGEVEAAEFHLNWQPRDLLVGRLHLTALELKQVVIRLPAEEGERVSPDGPVSLRWPDFPEFFKRVKVRVDNLGLQDIVLERAGAEVFTGSLSTRLELTKGRVALEQLSLDSSAGHVRGFVRADLLQPSLEGVLEADWPQPVHEVDRLTLSMQPVTVKGSLLAARLELSAAAGEKVVAALDGELSLFSDRVLFKDWTLTQGEHTGQAKGRTELHFAEKEPWLEADLQLTAWDLSPELGTSTSLSGNISLEGSVSGYSGRFDLINKHSGWEGVALAGTIGGDKETLSASDLQGRWLDGEIVGDIAVGWSQEFSLRADVKARALNPSQIGPPWPAGPVDVDARLTMEEGTLLAAFLHLQGQGADIRLQGESLDRLEVTGHLTSAQTLLPVEIHQGVVQGWAGWREGQPFGNLAIHSSRLVGFGAAMDNLALSLIRTHPAAPFILELKTDDISYRTLAFNSLHTTLQGTPEDHEGYMQLHWPTGQGQLALRGDYGEKQWRGILLRLGWDDVDRGSWNLQETVELHASGQEIGLTPLVLSNQQGGRVQLEGSVEFNPLVVTTQAQWQNLNLALLNAWSREVKVTGKTDGSMTLDRFGAEEGRVLLHTESSGSLARKGEVAEISHLRVDTDWSPSGLQGQAKILLPFGEISAQILSDQPTGFTLPPDYDFSLTWKEVHLDQFAMILGSLETDAVLTGRLQGRYGDESGLVLDGTNDFSGSFLLGDLHLEAKAASLGLVWDYGRFAFEGDVQFEEGGSLAAHLQSKQGQVVEAFNFPRQGDVSVQWSHIDLIALRPFMPLGVDLLGALSGEVRGHWLEGWQLDLTGSAAILDGQLEYHDEQGLVSVPLRESRFALTWQKEHLQGEISLVLAEHGHGHGSFRLPLAARLPTSLRVEAPMQGALAVSATEKGLLAAVMPGVIQESEGDIELDLSLGGTWLAPQLRGQVGLTGGGAYVPAAGIQVKDVQLKARFDDSRVEIETFRCQSGGGSLQGEGIVQLKQWRLADYRFSLQGNRFEVIRLPELQVKASPVLVITGTQGYTSITGEVQLPEILVFDRQAPATLRASHDVIVVGQEDLAKKARPWQVEGQVRFVLGDRALVKVGGVDARLEGAVTVNLKGIDRITAQGQISVVDGAYAAYGLRLDIDRGSIVFGGGPVDQPSLDILALRHVGEVRAGVQVTGTPRAPVVKLYSEPLMPDTDILSYVVLGRPLEGETGDSSALMLAAGALLTKGESTVLQDKIRRRFGLDVLDIQAGSGDVETSMVTIGKYLSPSLYISLGHSLFTQTNEVRLRYDISKRWQLETEMGTVSGADLFYKVEFQ; this is translated from the coding sequence ATGTCGATCCGAAAAAAAGTGCTTTTGTCCATACCTCTGCTATTGCTGGCAGCAACGATTCTTTTTGCGGGATGGCTGCTGCGCACCACGGCTGGTGCGTCCTGGCTTCTGAGCCTGGCAGCCCGTTCGGGCGCGATTGACATACAGATCAGACACATGCAGGGCAGCCTGACGGACAATCTGCTCCTGGAGGGGATTCTGGTGCGCTGGGACAGCGGTGAGGTCGAGGCCGCCGAGTTTCATCTGAACTGGCAACCCCGCGACCTTTTGGTCGGGAGGCTCCATCTGACCGCTCTGGAATTGAAGCAGGTCGTGATCCGCTTGCCGGCAGAAGAGGGGGAACGTGTATCGCCTGATGGTCCTGTTTCTCTGAGATGGCCTGATTTTCCAGAGTTTTTTAAGAGGGTGAAAGTCCGGGTGGACAATTTGGGTCTGCAGGATATCGTCCTTGAACGTGCTGGCGCAGAGGTTTTTACCGGAAGTCTGAGCACACGCCTGGAGCTGACGAAGGGAAGGGTGGCCCTGGAGCAGCTTTCCCTGGATAGCAGTGCCGGTCATGTCCGTGGTTTTGTGCGCGCCGATTTGCTGCAGCCCTCCCTTGAGGGGGTTCTGGAGGCGGACTGGCCCCAGCCCGTCCATGAAGTGGACCGGCTGACCCTGTCCATGCAACCCGTCACGGTCAAAGGCTCCCTGCTGGCGGCCCGTCTGGAACTTTCTGCTGCCGCTGGAGAGAAGGTTGTCGCTGCTCTGGATGGAGAGCTGTCCCTCTTTTCCGACCGCGTTCTTTTTAAGGATTGGACGCTGACGCAAGGGGAACACACTGGTCAAGCAAAAGGGCGCACAGAACTGCACTTTGCTGAGAAAGAGCCCTGGCTGGAGGCAGACCTGCAACTGACTGCCTGGGATCTTTCGCCCGAACTTGGCACCTCCACATCTCTTTCCGGCAATATTTCGCTGGAGGGCTCAGTCTCTGGCTACTCTGGACGATTTGACCTCATCAACAAACATTCCGGCTGGGAGGGTGTCGCCTTGGCCGGCACCATAGGAGGAGATAAGGAAACGCTTTCTGCCAGCGATCTGCAGGGGCGTTGGCTTGATGGCGAGATTGTCGGCGATATTGCCGTCGGATGGAGCCAGGAATTCAGCCTTCGTGCTGATGTGAAGGCCCGCGCCCTCAATCCGTCTCAGATTGGACCGCCATGGCCCGCCGGTCCGGTGGATGTCGATGCCCGTTTAACCATGGAAGAGGGTACTCTTCTCGCTGCTTTTTTACATCTGCAAGGGCAGGGCGCCGATATCCGCTTGCAAGGAGAGTCTCTCGATCGCCTTGAGGTGACGGGCCACCTCACATCAGCACAGACTCTGCTCCCCGTCGAGATACACCAGGGTGTCGTGCAGGGATGGGCCGGTTGGCGTGAAGGACAGCCTTTCGGCAATCTGGCCATCCACTCTTCCCGTTTGGTCGGTTTTGGCGCGGCTATGGACAATCTTGCTCTGTCTTTAATCCGTACTCACCCCGCCGCCCCCTTTATCCTCGAACTGAAGACCGATGATATTTCCTACAGAACGTTGGCATTCAACAGTCTGCATACTACGTTGCAGGGAACTCCCGAAGACCACGAAGGATATATGCAGCTGCACTGGCCGACAGGCCAGGGACAACTAGCCCTGCGCGGGGACTACGGTGAAAAGCAGTGGCGGGGTATTCTTCTGCGTTTGGGCTGGGACGATGTGGACAGGGGGAGCTGGAATCTGCAGGAAACGGTCGAACTTCACGCATCAGGACAGGAAATCGGTCTCACCCCTCTGGTTTTGAGCAACCAACAGGGCGGCAGAGTCCAGCTCGAAGGTTCTGTGGAGTTCAATCCCCTGGTTGTTACAACGCAAGCACAGTGGCAGAACTTGAACCTGGCTTTATTAAACGCCTGGTCCAGGGAAGTGAAGGTTACCGGAAAGACCGACGGATCAATGACGCTCGATCGTTTCGGTGCCGAAGAGGGCCGGGTGCTTCTGCACACCGAATCGTCAGGGAGCCTCGCACGAAAGGGCGAAGTTGCCGAGATCAGCCACCTCCGCGTCGACACCGATTGGAGTCCATCCGGTTTGCAAGGGCAGGCTAAGATCCTCCTGCCTTTTGGAGAGATCTCTGCCCAGATTCTCTCCGATCAACCGACGGGCTTTACACTGCCGCCCGATTATGATTTTTCGCTGACCTGGAAGGAGGTTCATCTCGACCAGTTTGCCATGATTCTGGGATCACTGGAAACGGATGCGGTCCTGACGGGGCGTCTGCAGGGGCGGTATGGAGATGAATCCGGTCTGGTGCTGGATGGCACGAACGATTTCTCTGGCAGTTTTCTGCTCGGCGATCTTCATCTGGAGGCCAAGGCTGCCTCCCTCGGCTTGGTGTGGGATTACGGGCGGTTTGCCTTTGAGGGAGACGTTCAGTTCGAAGAAGGCGGCAGTCTGGCTGCTCATCTGCAGTCCAAGCAAGGGCAGGTTGTAGAGGCATTCAACTTCCCGAGGCAGGGAGATGTCTCTGTCCAGTGGAGCCACATCGACCTGATCGCCCTGCGGCCATTTATGCCTCTTGGTGTGGATCTGCTGGGGGCTTTGTCGGGTGAAGTTCGTGGTCACTGGTTGGAAGGTTGGCAATTGGACCTGACCGGTTCGGCAGCCATCCTGGATGGGCAGCTGGAATATCATGATGAACAGGGGCTCGTATCGGTGCCGTTGCGCGAATCCCGTTTCGCCTTGACCTGGCAGAAAGAACACCTACAGGGGGAGATATCCCTTGTCCTGGCTGAGCACGGTCACGGGCATGGGTCTTTCCGCTTACCTCTGGCCGCACGTCTGCCAACGAGTCTCCGCGTGGAAGCGCCAATGCAGGGAGCTTTGGCGGTTTCCGCCACCGAAAAGGGACTGCTGGCCGCAGTTATGCCTGGCGTGATCCAGGAAAGTGAGGGGGATATTGAACTGGACCTGAGTCTGGGGGGAACCTGGCTGGCTCCGCAGTTGAGGGGGCAGGTTGGGTTGACGGGTGGTGGGGCTTATGTTCCTGCTGCTGGCATTCAGGTCAAGGATGTGCAGTTGAAGGCGCGTTTCGATGACAGCCGGGTGGAGATAGAAACTTTCCGGTGTCAATCCGGGGGCGGCAGCTTGCAGGGAGAGGGCATAGTCCAGCTGAAGCAATGGCGTTTGGCGGACTATCGTTTTTCGCTGCAAGGCAACCGGTTTGAAGTCATCCGTCTGCCTGAACTCCAGGTCAAGGCAAGTCCTGTCCTGGTTATCACCGGTACTCAGGGATACACATCCATAACGGGAGAGGTGCAGCTGCCTGAGATTCTCGTCTTTGATCGTCAGGCGCCGGCTACTCTGCGTGCCAGCCATGACGTGATTGTGGTGGGACAGGAAGATCTTGCAAAGAAAGCCCGTCCCTGGCAGGTGGAAGGCCAGGTCCGTTTTGTTCTGGGAGATCGTGCCCTGGTCAAGGTCGGCGGGGTGGACGCCCGCTTGGAGGGCGCAGTCACTGTGAATTTGAAAGGGATAGACAGGATAACGGCCCAGGGGCAGATATCCGTGGTGGACGGAGCCTATGCTGCTTATGGATTGAGACTGGATATTGATCGAGGCAGTATTGTGTTCGGCGGTGGGCCGGTAGATCAGCCTTCTCTGGATATTTTGGCCCTTCGCCATGTGGGCGAGGTTCGGGCCGGGGTGCAGGTCACCGGGACTCCACGAGCGCCCGTCGTTAAACTGTACTCAGAACCTCTCATGCCGGATACGGACATCCTCTCTTATGTGGTGCTTGGACGGCCCCTGGAAGGAGAGACGGGTGATTCCAGTGCTCTTATGCTGGCAGCCGGTGCTTTACTGACCAAGGGTGAGTCTACTGTCCTGCAGGACAAGATACGCCGACGTTTCGGACTTGACGTGCTCGATATCCAAGCCGGGAGCGGTGACGTTGAAACTTCCATGGTCACCATCGGCAAATATCTCAGCCCGAGTCTCTATATCAGTCTGGGGCATTCTCTATTCACGCAGACCAACGAGGTCCGCCTGCGGTACGACATCTCCAAACGATGGCAGCTGGAAACGGAGATGGGAACGGTCAGCGGCGCCGACCTCTTCTACAAGGTTGAATTTCAGTAA
- a CDS encoding autotransporter assembly complex family protein — protein MHKSFYLRRVISFFCLVLLWLPTPVDAKEPLRVVVFGLEGEILQNVEAALAPPAGLIRNGQVDRRWLNHFVRQVPDKAAKAMEPYGYYSPQISAETAGNGDGEVLNVQVVPGKPVRVDSVDLVLEGPGANDRRLKEILGRFPVRQGDPLRHDFYEEGKGALKARAIDSGYLQAEYRIHEILVDPTRYSAKVRLVLETGPLTYFGLVFFEGAPNFPERFFHRYLAFKPGDVFSYEKLGQTQLNFLDSDRFREVVITPGLEAAVDQRVPVNIQLTPSARRRLRPGIGYGTDSGARFTLKYKDVNSLHLGHELSADLMIAEYKQFLTSSYTIPSYRNKEAHTVLRLGIDREDIDTYTSRSIFAEGERVYAMGRGRLCSFFVRLLQEDYTIGGEDARSRMVIPGLRYSARRYDDSIRPRKGFHLRAEVRGAHDSLGSDTSLLQGWVRANVLRPLPFRLSLIARVEGAATWQRDPFEEIPTSLRFFAGGDNSIRGYRYQSLGPVDSQGEVVGGKHLLVGSLELERALFENWGVAVFYDAGNAYDTLTDITWAQGVGIGLRRYTLVGPVRLDVARQVGVDNPGYRFHISLGIGW, from the coding sequence TTGCATAAAAGCTTTTACCTGAGACGAGTCATCTCTTTTTTCTGTCTGGTCCTTCTCTGGCTTCCGACGCCTGTGGACGCTAAAGAACCCCTGCGTGTGGTGGTTTTCGGGCTGGAGGGAGAGATTCTGCAAAACGTCGAGGCGGCGCTGGCCCCTCCCGCTGGTCTGATCCGCAATGGCCAGGTCGATCGACGCTGGTTAAACCACTTTGTTCGACAGGTGCCGGACAAGGCAGCCAAGGCCATGGAACCCTATGGCTATTACTCGCCTCAAATCAGTGCCGAAACGGCAGGCAACGGAGACGGCGAGGTTCTGAATGTGCAGGTTGTTCCCGGGAAACCTGTTCGCGTCGATTCCGTGGATCTGGTTCTGGAGGGACCGGGAGCCAATGATAGACGTCTCAAAGAGATTCTGGGTCGATTTCCCGTGCGCCAAGGTGACCCGCTTCGCCATGATTTTTACGAAGAGGGCAAGGGAGCGCTGAAGGCTCGCGCCATTGACAGCGGTTATCTGCAGGCGGAGTATCGCATACACGAAATTCTGGTGGATCCGACGCGCTATTCCGCCAAGGTCCGACTCGTGCTAGAAACAGGTCCGCTGACTTATTTTGGGCTGGTCTTTTTTGAAGGCGCACCTAACTTCCCCGAGCGTTTCTTTCACCGCTACCTGGCTTTTAAACCGGGTGACGTGTTTTCCTATGAAAAACTGGGGCAGACGCAGCTGAATTTTCTTGATTCAGACCGCTTTCGAGAAGTGGTTATCACGCCTGGACTGGAGGCGGCGGTGGACCAGCGGGTTCCGGTCAACATTCAGCTGACCCCTTCGGCGCGCCGTCGCCTGCGGCCCGGTATTGGCTACGGCACGGACTCAGGGGCCCGTTTTACCCTGAAATACAAGGATGTCAATAGCCTGCATCTCGGCCACGAGCTGAGCGCCGATCTAATGATTGCTGAGTACAAGCAATTTTTAACCTCCAGTTACACTATACCCAGCTATCGCAACAAGGAGGCGCACACCGTTTTACGCCTGGGTATTGACCGGGAGGATATCGACACCTATACCAGCCGCTCCATTTTTGCAGAAGGAGAACGTGTCTACGCGATGGGAAGGGGTCGTTTATGCTCTTTTTTCGTGCGCCTGCTGCAGGAAGATTACACTATCGGCGGAGAAGACGCCCGCTCTCGTATGGTGATTCCCGGTTTGCGCTATTCGGCGCGGCGCTATGACGATTCAATCAGGCCTCGCAAGGGATTTCACCTGCGTGCTGAAGTCCGCGGTGCTCACGACAGCCTCGGATCCGACACCAGCCTTCTGCAGGGCTGGGTCAGGGCGAATGTCCTGAGGCCCCTGCCGTTTCGTTTGTCCCTGATTGCCAGGGTGGAAGGTGCCGCCACCTGGCAGAGAGATCCCTTTGAGGAAATACCCACGTCCCTGAGATTTTTCGCCGGCGGAGACAACAGCATACGTGGCTACCGCTATCAGTCCCTCGGACCGGTCGATTCACAAGGGGAGGTCGTAGGCGGGAAGCATCTGCTCGTCGGGAGTTTGGAGCTGGAAAGGGCTCTTTTTGAAAATTGGGGGGTGGCGGTTTTTTATGACGCGGGCAACGCCTATGACACGCTCACCGACATCACCTGGGCCCAGGGCGTAGGAATCGGCCTGCGTCGCTACACTCTCGTTGGCCCTGTGCGTTTGGATGTCGCCCGCCAGGTAGGCGTCGATAACCCCGGTTACCGTTTTCATATCAGCCTGGGAATTGGATGGTAA